The sequence GACGTAGAGGGCGTAGTTGAGATCCCGGTCGTCGACGGGCACACGGAAGAACTCGCCGAAATCCTCGGCTCGGGCGAGTTCCTCACGGCTGGCCAGGGTCTCGTGCAGCTTCTCGCCGTGCCGGACTCCGATCGGGTCCAGCTTGGCCGGCACGTCGAAGAGTTGGCAGAGCGCGGCGGCCAGATCCCCGATGGTGCACGCGCTGGCCTTGCGAATGAAGACGTCGCCGGGTCTGGCGTGCTGAAAGGCGTGCTCCACCAGGTCGACGGAGTCCGGCAGCGACATCAGGAACCGGGTCATCGCCGCGTTGGTGACCGTCGGCGCCCGTCCGGCCTTGATCTGCTCGATGAACAGCGGGATGACCGAGCCTCGCGAGAACATCACGTTGCCGTACCGGACACTGGAGATCGTGGTTGGGCCGCCCGGATTGTTCCGCGAGTGGGCCTGGGCCACCTTCTCCATCAGAGCCTTGGTCATGCCCATCGCGTTCACCGGATAGACGGCCTTGTCGGTGCCGAGCATGACCACGGAACTCACCCCGTTGCGCTCGGCCGCCTCGACCACGTTCGCACTGCCCAACACGTTGGTACGTACCGCCTCCAACGGGAAGAACTCACACGACGGCACCTGCTTGAGCGCCGCGGCGTGGAACACGAAGTCGATACCTCGGGTCGCGCGCAGCACGGTGTCGTAATCCCGCACGTCACCGACGTAGTAGCGGACCCGGTCGTCGCCGAGCACCCGCCGCATCGCGTCCTGTTTGGCCTCGTCACGACTTAGTACCCGGATCTCACCCACGTCGCGATCAAGCAACCGGCGAACCATCGTCTGACCGAAGGACCCGGTGCCACCGGTGATCAACACCCGGCGGCCGGAAGGCGAAAATTTCACGGTCGCTCCTCTTCGTCACGTTTGGGTGGCGACGGCGTTCACTTGATGGGCTCGCCGACCGGCCACGTCACGGGCAACGAGGCCGCCAGCATCCGAGAAACGCCCGAATAATGCTCATACACCCCAATATGATACAGTAAGGAACATTAGCGATGAATCCCGACGTACGGTGCGGAAACCTGGGAGCAGGGACGAATCATCTGATACAACGATTCAGGCCAACACCGGCGCGGACCCACCCTGCCCAGCCGGCCACATGGCGGCACACCTGAGGCGCCCACCGCACATCGATAGGACCGAAGATGCGGGCCTCCGATAGCAAGTTCGAGCGGCACCAGCAGGTTGACGCGGCGTCGCTCGGTTCCGCGCAGGCCGTTGGGACCGTTGCCCAAACCGTGCCGCCGGCCCCCGCCGGCCCTCGCCGCGGTCGTCAACTGCTGTCCTGGATAACCACCGCCGCGTTGAGCCGGGCGGTCAGCGCACTCGTACCGCTCGCCCTCATCCCCGTGACATTGTCGTACCTCGGCGCCGAACTGTACGGGTTGTGGACCGCGGTCATCGCGGTGACCGCCATGATGGCGTTCGCTGACCTGGGCATCGGCCTGGGGCTGATGACCAGGCTCGCGCCACTCAGGGTCAACGACGACGTGGATGCCGCCCGGCGGTACATCTCCAGCGCCTACGCGGTCGTCTCAGCCGCAGCGCTCTTCCTGTGCGGGCTGCTCTGGCTCCTCGCGGGCGCCATCCCGTGGGCGCTGGTGTTCAACGTCCCCGAGCCGACAGCACGGGATGGGCAGATGGTCGCGTTGGTCTGCCTGACCGCCGCCCTGCTGAACATTCCGCTGTACCTGGTCTACCGCATCCAGTACGCACACCACCAGGTGGTCGCCAGTAACGTCTGGCAGGCCGTCGCGAGCGTAGCCTCGCTGCTACTCGCACTCGGCGCGGTGCTCGCCGGCCTGCCACCCATCGCCGTCATCGCCGCCGTCGCCGTCTGTCCGCCCCTGGTGAACGTGGTCAACACGGTGTGGACATTCGGCTGGCGGCTGCCACAGCTGACGCCCCGACTGCGATATGTCGAGCAGCGGAGAGTACGCGATCTGCTTCACCTCGGTGGCATGTTCTTCCTCACGACGCTGGTAATGACTCTGGCAGACAACGCCGACCCGTTGATCATCGCACAGGTGCTTGGCTTGGCCAGCGTGACCGCGTACGCGGTGCCGGCGAAGCTGCTCACTCAACTCGGCCCGTTGGTGATGCTGGTGAATCAGCCACTTTGGCCGATGTACGGCGAAGCGCTGGCGCGCGGAGACGTTACCTGGATACGCAGAACTGTGCGGCGCATGACGGTCATCTCCGTGCTTATCGCCCTGCTGCCGGCGACGTTCTTGGTGCTGTTGGGGGACCGCCTCTTCGCGGCCTGGCTACCGGTCCCGGTGGGTAGCCGCGCGCTGCTGCTGGGGCTGGCCTGCTGGTGGATCACGATAGCGGCGATCTCTCCACGGTTCATCGTGCAGAACGCCGCCGGAGTCCTCCGTCCACAACTCTTGGGCTATTCGCTGTATCTCCCGCTCTCCGTGCTGGGCAAGCTGTACGCCGTGCATCGGTTCGGGATATCCGCGACGCCCTACGTTGGCGTGATCACCTACGCGGCGACCGTAGCTCCTGCGGCAGTTTACGGCTATCGGCGGGTGCTGGCAGCGCAGGCGGTCGCGGCCGGTGGCGGCGGCCTTGGCCGTCCGCGGCTCCGGGACTCTCACGTCCGGTAGCGGACGAAGGCCGGCGGCGTCGGTTGCGCTGCCGGGCGGCGCCTACCGAAAAGGTGCGACGCCGCGTACAGCACAAGAAGCGTGAGAATCCCCGCGGTGGCGTCCGGAGAAAGCCCGAGTTGATTGTTCGCCGGCACGTAGGCGATAAGAAGGCAGAGCTGCGAAAAGATCAACGTAGGCAGCACTCGCCGAGTTGACACGGCATCGGACCAGGCACCGGCAAAGAGCCAGCCGACAAGCCCCATGAACAGCGCCGCCCCGGGGAATGTGAGATCTGAGGCGAGCCAGGGATAGATGGTGGCCCAGTACGTCAGCGCCGGCCACCCGGTCTGCCCCTCGGTGCGGTACGGGTAGGCGGGATGAGCCATCGGGTCCACTCCCATCGCCTGTTCGCCGAGATTCGCTACCGAAAACGAACTGCCAAGACCGTAGGACCACTCAAATGGCGTTTGCAGGTTGTAGGAAAGCCCAAGATATCCGTGTGTCGGATAGAAAAGAGTGCTGGAGATGCCCTCCGCCGCGCGTTCTCCCAGCATTTGCGAGATCGCGGGGCTCGGACGTATCAACTCACCGACACCGAACTCGGCCGATCGTGACGCGTGGATATACGTCATATAAAGGAGAAAAAGTGCGAACGCCCCGGCCATCAGCATCAGCGCCACGCGACGCCGAGAGCGGGCTCTGCGCCGACGTCCCAGCGTCGCCCGAGCTACGAGCAGCCCGCCCAACAGCATGAGAACAAGGTCGCCGAGACCTTTCATGGTGCCGATGAAAAGGAAGAACGCAATGTGTAGGGCCATCCCCGCCATGCCCGCCAGGCGCACACCCACGGACAGGCTCCGCCAATGGAGCACCAGCAGCGGCATCAAGGCGGTACCTAGCACGCCGAGCAGAGCCAGTAGCAAAATCAGTGGGCTCGGATCGCCGACGTTCTGCGCAATGATGTCGAACTTGTTCGAGTACCCGGTCGCGGGGTTCTGGATGCTTGTCCAGATGCTCTGAGGGCCGGTCGCACCGAACTCCGAGAGCCGTGCCAGACTGCGCACGGCATAGTAGGCCGCGCTGGCGAGAACCAGGTAGCGCACGAGCCGGAGGCGGTTGCCCGAGTAAGACCGGGAGACCCGGGGGGCAGGCGGACGGCGGGCAATCCGCGCCGCGTATCCTGCGGCGAAGAGGGCAGTCGCGCCGAGGACAAATATGCAGAGCTGGTCCGGGTTCTCGACATAGCGGGCCAACCCCGTCAGCCAAAATGCGCCGAAGGTGCCGAGCAACCAGGCCAGGGCCACCCACAACGGAAGCCATGCCACCTTTCGACTGCCCGGCAGCCCAAGATCCGCTACCCGTGTCGGGCGTCCACCGCGATCGGGACCTGACGCAACGGCCGCGGGATCTGTGGCCGCCCCGACCGGCGACCCCTGCCGCGTTCCGATGAAGCCCTCGGTGGCGGTCACTGAGGTCCACCACCGGCTGACTGCCCTGCCCAGCGGACCGCTACCGACCGTCGCAACTCGACACCGACCGGATCGACTGAGTCCACCCGCGACACCTCCGCACTGCTCAATGCCCAACAACCTGTGCAAGATTTGTATCAGCTGGAGCCCTGATTCAGCCAGGAATACGGAAATCAGCGTCGACACGGGGCACAGCAAGAACGGCCTGGAAGTGCTCACGACACGGCCGACATGGTGACGCCCAGATAACGAACCAGCAACCGGTGACGTTCCGCCGCCCCGGGCGCAACTGCTGACAACGGCCGGACAGAACCGGTTTCGCATTCACCTTTCTGCCGTCGACACCGCTACGCCTGACCGCTTCGCGGCGTCCCGCACCCAAATCCCCGATCGGCAGTTATGTCGGGAGAGACCTCACCACGAACCAGGCCGCGGTGCTCGCGCCGCCGGCCGTGCGGGTCCGGCGTTCGTCGTTGATGGATAGGACCAAGACTTGCGGGCCCCCGACAGCCAGTTCGAGCAGGACGCGGCGCCTCACTCGCCCGGGCAGACCGTCCAGACGGTGGAGCGACCCGAGCCGTCCACTCCTACCACCTCAGGCCCCAGCCGCGGCCGTCGCCTGCTCTCCTGGATCGCCACCGCCGCGTTGAGTCGGGCGGTCAGCGCCCTGGTACCTCTCGTCCTCCTCCCGGTGACGCTGGCGTACTTCGGTGCCGATCTCTACGGCCTCTGGACCGCGGTCCTCGCCGTCACCGGGATGGTCGCGTTCGCCGACCTCGGGATCGGCCTCGGGCTGATGACCCGGCTCGCTCCGTGCAGAACGAACGGAGATGTGGAAGCCGCGCGCCGCTACATCTCCAGCGCCTACCTCTCGGTGTCGACCGTGGCGCTTGCCGCGTGCTGCCTGCTCTGGCTGCTCGCCGGCGTCATTCCGTGGCCGCTGCTCTTCAATGCCGGCGGCGCGGCGGCGGACGATGCCCAGCTCGTCGCCCTGGTCTGCCTGACCGCGTTTCTCCTGAACGTCCCACTGTCCCTGGTCGCCCGAGTCCAGTACGCGTACCAGCAGGTGGCGGCGAGTAACGTCTGGCAGGCCACCGGTGCCGCAGCCTCGCTG is a genomic window of Micromonospora tarapacensis containing:
- a CDS encoding polysaccharide biosynthesis protein, whose product is MKFSPSGRRVLITGGTGSFGQTMVRRLLDRDVGEIRVLSRDEAKQDAMRRVLGDDRVRYYVGDVRDYDTVLRATRGIDFVFHAAALKQVPSCEFFPLEAVRTNVLGSANVVEAAERNGVSSVVMLGTDKAVYPVNAMGMTKALMEKVAQAHSRNNPGGPTTISSVRYGNVMFSRGSVIPLFIEQIKAGRAPTVTNAAMTRFLMSLPDSVDLVEHAFQHARPGDVFIRKASACTIGDLAAALCQLFDVPAKLDPIGVRHGEKLHETLASREELARAEDFGEFFRVPVDDRDLNYALYVTEGELGSTPDDDFNSANAPQLAVPQIIDLLLTLPEVRAELAQRDPVLAC
- a CDS encoding lipopolysaccharide biosynthesis protein, whose protein sequence is MRASDSKFERHQQVDAASLGSAQAVGTVAQTVPPAPAGPRRGRQLLSWITTAALSRAVSALVPLALIPVTLSYLGAELYGLWTAVIAVTAMMAFADLGIGLGLMTRLAPLRVNDDVDAARRYISSAYAVVSAAALFLCGLLWLLAGAIPWALVFNVPEPTARDGQMVALVCLTAALLNIPLYLVYRIQYAHHQVVASNVWQAVASVASLLLALGAVLAGLPPIAVIAAVAVCPPLVNVVNTVWTFGWRLPQLTPRLRYVEQRRVRDLLHLGGMFFLTTLVMTLADNADPLIIAQVLGLASVTAYAVPAKLLTQLGPLVMLVNQPLWPMYGEALARGDVTWIRRTVRRMTVISVLIALLPATFLVLLGDRLFAAWLPVPVGSRALLLGLACWWITIAAISPRFIVQNAAGVLRPQLLGYSLYLPLSVLGKLYAVHRFGISATPYVGVITYAATVAPAAVYGYRRVLAAQAVAAGGGGLGRPRLRDSHVR